A stretch of Cicer arietinum cultivar CDC Frontier isolate Library 1 chromosome 5, Cicar.CDCFrontier_v2.0, whole genome shotgun sequence DNA encodes these proteins:
- the LOC101506751 gene encoding LOW QUALITY PROTEIN: sodium/hydrogen exchanger 4 (The sequence of the model RefSeq protein was modified relative to this genomic sequence to represent the inferred CDS: deleted 1 base in 1 codon; substituted 1 base at 1 genomic stop codon), with protein sequence MMMGFAVNLTSEVEKNLAHDHAQVVPMTLFVAVLCLCLLIGHLLEESRWINESIVAIFVGCIAGIILLLITKGXXXXXSSHILTFNKXLFFIYLLPPIIFNAGFQVKKKQFFHNFLTIMLFGVIGVFISASIITGGSWWLFPKLNFLDLTARDYLALGTIFSSTDTVCTLQVLHQDETPLLYSLVFGEGVVNDATSVVLFNAVQKVDVSRLNGNTLRVVGDFLYLFSTSTALGVIAGLVTAYILKALSFGRHSSVREISLMMLMAYLSYMLAELLELSGILTVFFCGISMSHYAWHNVTEISRITTRHVFATMSFIAETFIFLYVGMDALDIEKWRMTQLRFGNLIGIYSGLIFLILLGRAAFVFPLSAFANYMNRHAEQTPSITIKHQIIIWWAGLMRGAVSIALAFKQFTFSGVTLDPVNATMITNTIIVVLFTTLVFGCLTKPLIRYLLPHHATRVNISHEESGTPVEDLNLPLLSFEESAATNISRAKESLSMLIESPVYTIHYYWRKFDDSYMRPIFGGPRSDDSEC encoded by the exons ATGATGATGGGTTTTGCAGTTAATTTGACATCTGAAGTGGAGAAGAATTTGGCTCATGATCATGCACAAGTTGTGCCTATGACACTCTTTGTCGCTGTTCTTTGCCTCTGTTTGCTTATTGGTCACTTGCTTGAAGAAAGTCGATGGATTAATGAATCCATTGTCGCCATTTTTGTT GGATGCATTGCTGGAATAATACTCTTATTAATCACTAAGGGAAANNNNNNNNNN NAGAGTTCTCATATCCttacatttaataaataattattcttcATATATCTCCTTCCTCCCATAATATTCAATGCAGG ATTTCAAGTGAAGAAGAAACAGTTCTTCCATAACTTTTTAACCATCATGCTATTCGGTGTGATTGGGGTTTTTATTTCGGCGTCTATTATTACAGGCG GCAGCTGGTGGCTGTTCCCCAAGTTGAACTTCCTTGATCTGACGGCACGAGATTATCTTG CTTTAGGAACAATTTTCTCCTCGACCGACACAGTTTGTACACTACAG GTTCTCCATCAAGATGAAACTCCATTACTATACAGCCTAGTTTTTGGAGAAGGAGTGGTAAATGATGCAACATCAGTTGTACTCTTCAATGCAGTGCAAAAGGTCGATGTTTCAAGACTCAATGGCAATACGTTGCGTGTTGTCGGAGATTTCTTGTATCTATTCTCAACAAGCACTGCTCTTGGTGTCATA GCTGGACTTGTGACAGCATATATCTTGAAAGCCTTAAGTTTTGGAAG ACATTCAAGTGTTCGTGAAATTTCATTGATGATGTTAATGGCATACCTATCCTACATGTTGGCAGAG CTACTTGAACTAAGTGGAATCCTCACTGTTTTCTTTTGTGGAATATCAATGTCACATTATGCATGGCATAATGTGACTGAAATTTCAAGAATCACAACAAG ACATGTATTTGCAACAATGTCATTTATTGCGGAAACCTTCATATTTCTTTACGTGGGTATGGATGCCCTTGACATTGAAAAGTGGAGGATGACTCAATTAAG ATTTGGAAATTTGATAGGAATATACAGTGGCTTAATCTTTTTAATATTGCTTGGGAGGGCTGCATTTGTTTTCCCCCTCTCTGCATTTGCTAATTATATGAATAGGCACGCTGAACAAACACCTAGTATCACAATCAAACACCAG ATAATCATTTGGTGGGCTGGACTAATGAGGGGAGCAGTCTCCATTGCTTTGGCTTTCAAACAG TTCACGTTCTCTGGTGTTACTTTGGATCCAGTTAATGCGACAATGATTACCAACACCATTATTGTTGTCCTTTTCACCACGCTG GTGTTTGGATGTCTCACAAAACCACTTATTAGATATCTTCTTCCCCACCATGCAACAAGGGTAAACATCAGCCATGAAGAATCAGGAACACCAGTCGAGGACTTGAACCTACCTTTGCTATCCTTTGAAGAGTCGGCAGCAACCAACATTAGTCGCGCAAAGGAAAGTCTATCCATGTTAATAGAAAGTCCTGTGTACACCATACATTACTATTGGAGGAAGTTTGATGATTCCTACATGAGACCGATATTTGGTGGTCCCCGCAGCGACGATTCAGAGTGCTAG